A part of Anas acuta chromosome 26, bAnaAcu1.1, whole genome shotgun sequence genomic DNA contains:
- the RFX2 gene encoding DNA-binding protein RFX2 isoform X4 produces MQSSEGGSDPAASVALHTSASAQAPVVQPVPASQQRVLVQAAGSAPKGAQMQQISVPRVQQVPQQVQSVQHVYPSQVQYVEGGEAVYTNGTIRAAYSYNTEAQIYAPSSAASYFEPQGGGAQVTTAASSPTAIPSHNMVGITMDIGGSPILSSSGAYLIHGGMENTRHSLSHTSRSSPATLEMAIENLQKNEGITSHKSSLLNSHLQWLLDNYETAEGVSLPRSSLYNHYLRHCQEHKLDPVNAASFGKLIRSVFMGLRTRRLGTRGNSKYHYYGIRLKPESPLNRLQEDTQYMAMRQQPIHQKQRYRPVQKMDGMAETGSNSNLHTTPEQSVAAQSQHHQQFIDVTHVFPEFPAPDLGNVLLQEGVTMNDVKTLQLLYRRHCEATLDVVMNLQFHYIEKLWQSFWSPKTPSSDSSTALPSSEEEHEGTLPKDKLITLCKYEPILKWMRSCDHILYQALVEILIPDVLRPVPSTLTQAIRNFAKSLEGWLMNAMSEFPPKIVQTKVGVVSAFAQTLRRYTSLNHLAQAARAVLQNTSQINQMLSDLNRVDFANVQEQASWVCQCEEGTVQKLEQDFKLTLQQQSSLDQWASWLDNVVTQVLKHHEGSPSFPKAARQFLLKWSFYSSMVIRDLTLRSAASFGSFHLIRLLYDEYMFYLVEHRVAQATGETPIAVMGEFSDLTSMSPTLLDKDDISDLGSEVDMDSRSMGEPLVKRERSDAGHSLQEI; encoded by the exons ATGCAGAGTTCAGAGGGTGGATCAGACCCAGCAGCTTCCGTGGCGCTTCACACTTCTGCATCAGCCCAAGCTCCAGTTGTGCAGCCGGTGCCAGCCTCGCAGCAG AGGGTTTTGGTCCAagcagcaggctctgctccCAAAGGAGCGCAGATGCAGCAAATCTCTGTTCCCAGAGTTCAGCAGGTTCCACAACAG GTGCAATCCGTGCAGCATGTGTATCCATCCCAGGTCCAGTAtgtggaaggaggagaagctgtCTATACCAACGGAACCAT ACGAGCTGCCTACTCCTACAACACCGAAGCTCAGATTTACGCCCCCAGCAGTGCAGCTTCCTATTTCGAACCACAGGGAGGTGGAGCTCAGGTGACTACAGCGGCATCCTCTCCTACAGCCATTCCCTCTCACAACATGGTGGGCATCACCATGGACATTGGGGGAAGTCCGATCCTCTCCAGCTCGGGAGCCTATCTCATTCATGGGGGGATGGAAAACACTAGACATTCTCTGTCACATACTTCACGCTCCTCTCCAGCAACG CTTGAAATGGCGATTGAAAACCtacaaaaaaatgaagggaTTACATCACACAAAAGCAGTTTGCTCAACAGCCAT CTCCAGTGGTTGTTGGACAACTATGAGACAGCGGAAGGCGTCAGCCTTCCCAGGAGCTCTCTGTACAACCACTACCTGCGGCACTGCCAGGAGCACAAACTGGACCCGGTGAATGCCGCTTCCTTCGGAAAACTCATCCGGTCGGTGTTCATGGGGCTGAGGACTCGCCGCCTGGGAACCAG GGGAAACTCCAAATATCATTATTATGGGATCCGTCTGAAGCCAGAGTCTCCACTGAACCGCTTGCAGGAGGACACACAGTACATGGCCATGAGGCAGCAGCCCATCCACCAGAAGCAGAG GTACAGACCAGTGCAGAAGATGGATGGCATGGCAGAAACTGGATCCAACAGCAACCTGCACACTACGCCGGAACAGTCGGTTGCTGCTCAAAGTCAGCATCATCAGCAGTTCATAG ATGTAACCCATGTCTTTCCTGAGTTCCCAGCCCCTGATCTAGGCAATGTCCTCTTACAAGAAGGGGTCACCATGAATGACGTGAAGACTCTGCAGCTTCTTTACAGGCGCCACTGCGAG GCAACTTTGGATGTTGTAATGAACCTTCAGTTTCATTACATTGAGAAACTGTGGCAATCCTTCTGGAGTCCTAAAACACCATCTAGTGATAGCTCTACTGCCCTGCCATCCAG TGAAGAAGAACACGAAGGAACCCTCCCAAAAGATAAGCTGATCACTCTGTGTAAATATGAACCTATCCTCAAGTGGATGAGAAGCTGCGATCACATCTTGTACCAGGCCCTGGTGGAAATTCTCATCCCAGATGTGCTCCGACCGGTGCCCA GCACACTTACACAGGCGATCCGTAATTTTGCCAAGAGTTTGGAAGGGTGGCTGATGAATGCAATGAGTGAATTCCCCCCCAAGATTGTCCAGACAAAG gttgGGGTAGTTAGTGCCTTTGCACAGACGTTACGGAGATACACATCTCTGAACCACCTGGCTCAGGCTGCTCGTGCGGTGCTGCAGAACACTTCCCAGATAAACCAGATGCTCAGTGATCTCAATCGGGTCGACTTTGCCAATGTGCAG GAGCAAGCCTCATGGGTATGCCAGTGCGAGGAAGGCACGGTACAGAAGCTGGAGCAGGATTTCAAGCTCACTTTGCAACAGCAGAGCTCCCTGGACCAGTGGGCTAGTTGGTTGGATAATGTCGTTACTCAAGTCCTGAAGCATCATGAGGGCAGTCCCAGCTTCCCAAAGGCAGCCAGGCAGTTCCTGTTGAAATGGTCTTTCTATAg CTCCATGGTGATCCGTGACCTCACCTTGCGCAGTGCTGCCAGCTTTGGTTCCTTCCACCTGATTCGCCTGCTGTATGATGAATACATGTTTTATCTGGTAGAGCATCGTGTTGCCCAGGCAACAGGGGAGACGCCAATTGCCGTAATGGGAGAG ttcaGTGACCTCACATCCATGTCCCCAACACTGCTGGACAAAG atgacatcagtGATCTGGGCAGCGAGGTGGACATGGATTCCCGGAGCATGGGGGAGCCACTTGTGAAGCGAGAACGCAGCGATGCTGGCCACTCGCTACAGGAGATCTAA